In uncultured Campylobacter sp., a genomic segment contains:
- the dnaG gene encoding DNA primase, producing the protein MIDPKSIERLKAQTDIVDIVGHYLPLKKSGANFVCVCPFHDDKNPSMSVSPSRGIFHCFSCKAGGDAIKFVMDYEKLSYPEAVEKIAGLQNFTLNYVRGGEPAKENKHILENANAFYRSLLYKTPAAVEYLYSRGITDELIDKFELGFAPESAQTIRLLQNDQIEPKEALEVGIVKQNENGIYASFINRITFPIYTHAGRLVGFGGRTISGNPAKYVNSPQSAVFDKSTLFYGYHLAKREIFAKNQIIITEGYMDVIMLHKAGFNNAVAVLGTALTTKHLPLLKRGEISVILCFDGDDAGINAATKSALLLAQNEIDGSVVIIEGGADPADMVVAGKIEYLRQIFESGTEIGEFYIRHLASGFDLSRPVQKQKALEAIQAFTASLKPIVANSYAPLVAKILKIAEGSFRLSRGSNSAARQGYGGTEQNAQGYETQNFRANSGRKDPLEIQILKTMIENESLKKFILENLKPDYFARHRAVYEAIAAGADANDPSVREIIFEKYEAFKNEEEILQNLKFFKTRFYKNLYKKYSASQISLEEKQPILKKINEILKELKK; encoded by the coding sequence ATGATCGATCCAAAATCAATAGAAAGACTAAAAGCGCAAACCGATATCGTCGATATAGTCGGGCACTATCTGCCGCTGAAAAAAAGCGGAGCGAACTTCGTGTGCGTCTGCCCGTTTCACGACGATAAAAACCCGAGCATGAGCGTAAGTCCGTCGCGCGGGATATTTCACTGCTTTTCGTGCAAAGCCGGCGGCGACGCGATCAAATTCGTGATGGACTACGAAAAGCTAAGCTACCCTGAAGCCGTCGAAAAGATCGCCGGACTGCAAAATTTCACGCTAAACTACGTGCGCGGCGGCGAACCGGCGAAGGAAAATAAGCACATCCTAGAAAACGCAAACGCCTTTTACCGCTCGCTGCTTTATAAAACGCCAGCGGCCGTGGAGTATCTCTACTCGCGCGGTATAACAGACGAGCTGATAGATAAATTTGAACTAGGTTTCGCGCCCGAGAGCGCACAGACGATAAGGCTACTGCAAAACGATCAAATCGAGCCCAAAGAAGCCCTAGAAGTCGGTATAGTAAAGCAAAACGAAAACGGCATCTACGCTAGCTTCATAAATCGCATCACCTTTCCTATCTACACGCACGCGGGACGGCTCGTGGGCTTTGGCGGACGCACGATCAGCGGAAACCCCGCAAAATACGTAAATTCGCCCCAGTCCGCGGTCTTTGATAAATCAACGCTTTTTTACGGCTACCACCTGGCAAAGCGCGAAATTTTCGCCAAAAATCAAATCATCATCACCGAAGGCTACATGGACGTCATCATGTTGCACAAGGCGGGCTTTAATAACGCCGTAGCCGTGCTTGGAACCGCGCTCACGACAAAGCACCTACCGCTTTTAAAACGCGGCGAGATTAGCGTCATCTTGTGCTTTGACGGCGACGACGCGGGCATAAACGCTGCGACTAAGTCCGCCCTGCTACTCGCGCAAAACGAAATCGACGGCAGCGTCGTTATTATCGAGGGCGGCGCAGATCCCGCCGATATGGTTGTCGCGGGCAAGATAGAGTATCTGCGGCAAATTTTTGAAAGCGGCACGGAGATCGGCGAATTTTACATCAGGCATCTAGCTAGCGGCTTTGATCTCTCGCGCCCCGTTCAAAAGCAAAAGGCGCTAGAAGCGATCCAGGCCTTTACCGCGAGTCTAAAACCCATCGTCGCAAACTCCTACGCGCCGCTCGTGGCTAAAATTTTAAAGATAGCCGAGGGGTCGTTTCGCCTCTCACGCGGATCAAATTCGGCGGCGAGGCAAGGCTACGGCGGGACGGAGCAAAACGCGCAGGGCTACGAAACGCAAAATTTCCGCGCAAACTCTGGACGTAAAGACCCGCTGGAAATCCAAATTTTAAAAACAATGATAGAAAACGAGAGTCTAAAAAAATTTATTTTAGAAAATTTAAAGCCCGATTATTTCGCGCGCCACAGGGCGGTCTACGAAGCGATCGCGGCGGGAGCGGACGCGAACGATCCGTCCGTGCGCGAGATAATATTTGAAAAATACGAGGCATTTAAAAACGAGGAGGAAATTTTACAAAATCTAAAATTTTTTAAAACAAGATTTTACAAAAATTTATACAAAAAGTATTCGGCGTCGCAAATCTCGCTAGAAGAAAAGCAACCGATACTAAAAAAAATAAACGAAATTTTAAAGGAACTTAAAAAATGA
- the rnhA gene encoding ribonuclease HI has translation MKTVCLFSDGSCLDNPGPGGWAYILEYGEHKKTASGGQAHTTNNQMELRAAIEGLKALKQPCRVKLYTDSSYVANAVNAWLEGWVKKNFKNVKNIPLWQEYLAASEPHEVEAIWVKGHAGHPQNELCDEMAREQAVKIKNSLKGE, from the coding sequence ATGAAAACAGTATGCCTTTTTAGCGACGGCTCGTGTCTGGATAACCCTGGTCCCGGCGGCTGGGCGTACATCCTAGAGTACGGCGAACACAAAAAAACGGCAAGCGGCGGGCAGGCGCACACGACGAATAATCAAATGGAACTGCGAGCGGCGATCGAGGGGCTAAAGGCGCTCAAACAGCCCTGCCGCGTAAAGCTCTACACCGATAGCTCATACGTCGCAAACGCCGTAAATGCGTGGCTAGAGGGCTGGGTGAAGAAAAACTTTAAAAACGTAAAAAACATCCCGCTGTGGCAGGAATATCTAGCCGCTAGCGAGCCGCACGAGGTCGAGGCGATCTGGGTCAAAGGCCACGCCGGGCACCCGCAAAACGAGCTTTGCGACGAGATGGCGCGCGAGCAAGCCGTAAAGATAAAAAATAGCTTAAAAGGCGAATAA
- the rnc gene encoding ribonuclease III, which yields MRNLEEKLGYKFKDEKLLKTALTHKSVKGGANNERLEFLGDAVMDLVIGDYLFHKFSRLSEGDLSKLRAALVNEKSFAELAKYLNLGQLINISPAEEHNGGRLKASILSDAFEALMGAIYLENGFDAVRAASLKAFERCYPDINFDRMVKDYKTALQELTQARFAQIPKYVLVGSKGPDHKKEFEIALMLNEREISRAAGKSKKEAEQKAAKTALEILGEGK from the coding sequence ATGCGAAATTTGGAAGAGAAATTAGGATATAAATTTAAAGACGAAAAGCTGCTAAAAACCGCGCTCACGCACAAAAGCGTAAAGGGCGGCGCAAACAACGAAAGGCTCGAGTTTTTGGGCGATGCGGTGATGGATCTGGTGATCGGGGATTATCTTTTTCACAAATTTTCGCGCCTAAGCGAAGGCGATCTAAGCAAACTAAGAGCCGCGCTCGTAAATGAAAAAAGCTTCGCCGAGCTGGCTAAATATCTAAATTTGGGCCAACTCATTAACATCTCGCCGGCCGAGGAACATAACGGCGGACGGCTAAAAGCCTCGATACTCTCGGACGCTTTCGAGGCGCTGATGGGCGCGATCTATCTAGAAAACGGCTTTGACGCCGTGCGCGCGGCTAGCCTAAAAGCCTTTGAGAGATGCTACCCGGATATAAATTTCGATCGCATGGTAAAAGACTACAAAACCGCGCTGCAAGAGCTAACTCAAGCGCGCTTCGCACAGATACCAAAATACGTACTAGTGGGCTCAAAAGGCCCCGATCACAAGAAGGAATTTGAGATCGCGCTGATGCTAAACGAGCGCGAGATCTCGCGAGCCGCGGGCAAGAGCAAAAAGGAAGCCGAGCAAAAAGCCGCCAAAACCGCGCTTGAAATTTTAGGAGAGGGCAAGTGA
- a CDS encoding restriction endonuclease has translation MDYQGLFLTAQFLNDRKKASRKEITAFLAKSINASQSKADALINALAASAAILNLPPPQRLVVKTGRGIYEISQAGKKILKGKDARQNFMRKLDEIYGAAQKSQPLKRPSPKIQEYAKDVALALLCEIKDKLVGELKSKPMQAFKSLALKLVKKHKILGKIYVFRHIFIAVLAAKLVFEAFQILRRRREKRLQTATLSQI, from the coding sequence ATGGATTATCAAGGATTATTTTTAACGGCGCAGTTTTTAAACGATAGAAAAAAGGCGAGCAGAAAGGAAATAACGGCGTTTTTAGCAAAAAGCATAAACGCCTCGCAAAGCAAAGCCGACGCACTCATAAATGCATTAGCCGCAAGTGCAGCGATTTTAAATTTGCCGCCGCCGCAAAGGCTAGTCGTAAAAACCGGACGCGGGATATACGAGATAAGCCAAGCCGGCAAAAAAATACTAAAAGGTAAAGACGCGCGGCAAAATTTTATGCGAAAACTAGATGAAATTTACGGCGCCGCGCAAAAATCACAACCGCTAAAACGCCCCTCGCCCAAGATACAAGAATACGCAAAAGACGTCGCCCTAGCCTTGCTTTGCGAGATAAAGGATAAGTTAGTCGGCGAGTTAAAATCAAAACCCATGCAGGCGTTTAAATCGCTCGCGCTAAAACTCGTTAAAAAACATAAAATTTTAGGCAAAATTTATGTCTTTAGACATATTTTTATCGCGGTTTTGGCGGCTAAACTCGTATTTGAGGCCTTTCAAATCCTAAGGCGCAGGCGCGAGAAAAGACTGCAAACGGCTACTTTAAGCCAAATTTAA
- a CDS encoding sugar transporter yields MNVHKIAYTRVVALAFAAFIFNTTEFIPVALLSDIAADFSMDVTSTGLIITIYAWAVSILSLPLMLLTSKLERKKLLLRLFVLFTLSHVLAAIAWNFTVLVIARLGIAISHAIFWSITSSLVVRLAPINKGSQAIGMLALGTSLAMVLGLPLGRVVGELLGWRITFFAIGALAAAEALFLWKILPFLPSRRAGSLASLPMLAGRPMLLALYLLTFLIVGAHFTTYSYVEPFVAKFNPAGDHFVTYVLLAFGASGIAASMLFSKLYRSFPNAFLICAILFILASVLTLKTFVTNDAALLLAAFVWGVGIFGFGLCLQIRVLALAPDATDVAISIYSAIYNVGIGGGALLGHQVATRFGLWHIGEAGAILGALGLASYLYASVKFAQK; encoded by the coding sequence ATGAACGTCCATAAAATCGCTTACACGAGAGTTGTCGCGTTAGCGTTTGCCGCCTTTATTTTTAACACGACTGAATTTATCCCCGTGGCTCTGCTAAGCGACATCGCGGCGGATTTTAGCATGGACGTTACGAGCACGGGGCTAATCATCACGATCTACGCTTGGGCGGTGAGTATCCTTTCGCTGCCGCTGATGCTGCTTACATCGAAGCTCGAACGCAAGAAGCTACTTTTGCGACTTTTCGTACTATTTACGCTAAGCCACGTCCTGGCCGCCATTGCGTGGAATTTTACCGTTTTGGTAATAGCGCGACTCGGCATCGCGATTTCGCACGCGATCTTTTGGTCGATCACCTCATCGCTCGTCGTGCGCCTAGCGCCGATAAATAAAGGCTCTCAGGCCATTGGCATGCTGGCTTTGGGCACCTCGCTGGCGATGGTTTTAGGGCTTCCTTTGGGACGCGTGGTCGGCGAGCTTTTGGGCTGGCGCATTACGTTTTTTGCTATCGGCGCGCTTGCGGCGGCGGAGGCGCTGTTTCTTTGGAAAATTTTACCGTTTTTGCCGAGTCGCCGCGCGGGCTCTCTTGCGAGCCTGCCGATGCTTGCCGGGCGCCCTATGTTGCTTGCTTTGTATCTGCTGACGTTTTTGATCGTAGGCGCGCATTTTACGACTTACAGCTACGTCGAGCCCTTCGTAGCGAAATTTAACCCCGCGGGCGACCACTTCGTAACCTACGTCCTGCTAGCATTCGGCGCTTCGGGCATCGCCGCTAGCATGCTTTTTTCAAAGCTTTACCGCTCATTTCCGAACGCATTTTTGATCTGCGCGATTCTCTTTATCCTAGCTTCGGTGCTGACATTAAAAACTTTTGTCACGAATGACGCGGCGCTACTGCTCGCGGCTTTCGTCTGGGGAGTGGGGATTTTCGGCTTTGGGCTTTGTTTGCAGATTAGGGTTTTGGCGCTGGCTCCCGATGCTACCGATGTCGCGATATCGATCTACTCGGCGATATATAACGTAGGCATCGGCGGCGGAGCGCTTTTGGGACATCAAGTCGCAACGAGATTCGGGCTTTGGCACATAGGCGAGGCGGGCGCGATACTGGGCGCGCTAGGGCTTGCAAGCTACCTCTATGCAAGCGTGAAATTCGCGCAGAAATAG
- a CDS encoding GntP family permease translates to MSGIALIVCFVIAVVVMIVLISKLGVHPFIAIMLVSLALAVIASIKPVEIEGVVNAGIDLVKVPAIIGEGFSGIFKSIGIVIILGALIGMALEKTGAALKLADMVVRCVGDKRPELAMLIMGWIVGIPVFCDSGFVVLDPIRRAIKEKIGANPVAMAVALSCGLYTSHVFIPPTPGPIAAAGLVGVGHNLLLVIAVGAVVSIPVLIAGYIFAKTIGAKVSLKEDLAEVGKSYDEIIKEHGKLPCAFLSLAPIFVPILLMACGSLFNILNKKGFFVAFVAPDILEKDPSATAWFVKFILFMGDPVIALGVGVLFAVILLAKTGKLGEFNLMTNETLKIVGPILFITAAGGVLGNVIAKAGFVEFMKANAHLIGTVGIFFPFVISAIIKTAQGSSTVALTTTASIMGLFTDSGSMMSALGLTSEMGAVLTVMAIAAGAMTVSHANDSYFWVVTNFSKMSPEQGYKTQTMLTFIMGIVGMATVWVASLILL, encoded by the coding sequence ATGAGCGGTATTGCTCTCATCGTCTGCTTCGTCATCGCGGTCGTCGTTATGATCGTGCTGATTTCAAAGTTGGGGGTTCATCCCTTTATAGCGATCATGCTCGTCTCGCTGGCTCTTGCCGTGATCGCGAGTATTAAGCCGGTCGAAATCGAAGGCGTCGTCAATGCGGGTATCGACCTGGTCAAGGTTCCCGCGATCATCGGAGAGGGATTTAGCGGGATATTTAAAAGCATAGGCATCGTCATCATCCTGGGCGCGCTCATCGGTATGGCGCTGGAAAAGACGGGCGCGGCGCTAAAGCTGGCCGATATGGTCGTGCGCTGCGTAGGCGACAAGCGCCCCGAGCTAGCTATGCTCATCATGGGCTGGATCGTGGGTATCCCGGTCTTTTGCGATAGCGGCTTTGTGGTGCTAGATCCGATCCGCCGCGCGATAAAGGAAAAGATCGGCGCCAACCCCGTAGCTATGGCCGTCGCGCTCTCGTGCGGCCTATACACCTCGCACGTGTTTATACCGCCGACGCCTGGCCCGATAGCGGCCGCCGGACTCGTGGGCGTGGGACACAACCTACTGCTAGTCATCGCCGTGGGCGCGGTAGTTTCGATACCGGTTCTCATCGCTGGCTATATTTTTGCTAAGACTATCGGTGCAAAAGTGAGCCTAAAAGAGGATCTAGCTGAAGTGGGCAAGAGCTACGACGAGATCATAAAAGAGCACGGCAAGCTGCCTTGTGCGTTTTTGAGCTTGGCGCCGATTTTTGTGCCAATTTTGCTGATGGCTTGCGGTTCTCTTTTTAATATTTTAAATAAAAAAGGGTTTTTCGTCGCCTTCGTCGCTCCGGACATTTTAGAAAAAGATCCATCGGCGACGGCATGGTTCGTAAAATTTATATTATTTATGGGAGATCCCGTAATCGCGCTTGGTGTGGGTGTGCTATTTGCCGTTATCTTGCTGGCTAAAACGGGCAAGCTGGGCGAATTTAACCTCATGACCAACGAAACGCTAAAGATCGTTGGACCGATCCTCTTTATCACGGCTGCAGGCGGCGTGCTAGGTAATGTCATCGCTAAGGCCGGATTTGTCGAGTTTATGAAGGCAAACGCCCATCTCATCGGCACTGTCGGCATATTTTTCCCATTTGTTATCTCAGCTATCATTAAGACCGCTCAGGGCAGCTCGACCGTGGCGCTCACTACGACCGCCTCTATCATGGGGCTTTTCACCGATAGCGGCTCGATGATGAGCGCGCTGGGGCTAACTAGCGAGATGGGCGCGGTGCTAACGGTGATGGCGATAGCTGCGGGCGCGATGACGGTTTCGCACGCTAACGATAGCTATTTTTGGGTCGTTACGAACTTTAGCAAGATGTCGCCGGAGCAGGGCTACAAGACTCAGACGATGCTTACCTTTATAATGGGTATCGTGGGTATGGCGACGGTTTGGGTAGCGTCGCTTATTTTATTGTAA
- a CDS encoding argininosuccinate synthase has translation MKALVLFSGGLDSMISIKLLTSQGIEVTAIHIDIGFSGDEKKAEILRRRANEAGAEFKIVDIRNEYLREVLFTPKHGYGKHFNPCIDCHGYMFKTALAMMSAEGASFIATGEVIGQRPMSQRRDAMAQVKNAAGDEDDLILRPMSAQLMKPTKPEREGWVDRSKLLGISGRDRKRQLALAKEFGFSEFETPGGGCLLTIESFSNKIKDFIKFDPNMTSADMQLLRIGRHLRLANGTKMVIGRDENDNAKLLALNNPKFTQIKFDEGVVGATSLVEAKFNESDLEFAVRLALAYTKTDKDAAVRAKIGEREICVKPFESKEPAQKFFVN, from the coding sequence ATGAAAGCATTGGTTTTATTTAGCGGCGGGCTTGATAGTATGATCTCTATCAAGCTTCTAACCAGCCAAGGCATCGAAGTTACGGCGATTCACATCGACATAGGCTTTAGCGGCGACGAGAAAAAGGCTGAAATTTTACGCCGCCGCGCAAACGAAGCCGGAGCCGAGTTTAAGATCGTAGATATCAGAAACGAATACCTACGCGAGGTGCTTTTTACGCCAAAGCATGGCTACGGCAAGCACTTTAACCCCTGCATCGACTGCCACGGATATATGTTTAAAACGGCGCTTGCGATGATGAGCGCGGAGGGCGCTAGCTTTATCGCGACGGGCGAGGTGATCGGCCAGCGTCCGATGAGCCAAAGGCGCGACGCGATGGCGCAGGTCAAAAACGCCGCCGGCGACGAGGACGACCTTATCTTGCGCCCGATGTCCGCGCAGCTGATGAAGCCTACAAAGCCCGAGCGCGAAGGCTGGGTCGATCGCAGTAAGCTGCTAGGCATCAGCGGACGCGACCGCAAAAGACAGCTCGCGCTTGCCAAGGAATTTGGCTTTAGCGAATTTGAGACGCCAGGCGGCGGATGCTTGCTCACGATCGAGAGCTTTTCAAATAAAATCAAAGATTTCATCAAATTTGACCCCAATATGACTAGCGCGGATATGCAGCTGCTGCGTATCGGGCGGCATCTGCGCCTGGCAAACGGCACCAAAATGGTCATCGGCCGCGACGAAAACGACAACGCCAAACTTCTAGCTCTAAATAATCCGAAATTTACGCAGATCAAATTTGACGAGGGCGTCGTGGGCGCGACTAGTCTCGTGGAGGCTAAATTTAACGAGTCTGATCTCGAGTTTGCCGTGCGGTTGGCGCTTGCTTATACCAAGACGGATAAAGACGCCGCGGTGCGAGCTAAAATCGGCGAGCGCGAAATTTGTGTGAAGCCATTTGAAAGCAAAGAACCTGCGCAGAAGTTTTTCGTAAATTAA
- the polA gene encoding DNA polymerase I encodes MSQKTLTIIDTFGFFFRLYYAMSGLKNREGKPSGMVSGFASFIMNLRQEFASDYIIFALDSKGKTLRHEILGEYKANRSEPPAALKEQLPVCIEMIEKMGLAAVSREGYEADDIIASVVKECKQRGIFVRIVTHDKDLYQLIEDGKVSIYSPQSKIDHDSASCIEKYGVLPAQIRDFLAIAGDSSDNIPGVKGIGAVGAKKLLNEFGNLEGIYENLPLVRNERIRGMLAEGRESAFLSKRLTSLFDDVPGVLDLKRAEFPEQNPLVKVADTLREYDLNRLLKALQNSENAGENADFKLGFNARLLTDENEIERLLANIDADTLVAFDTETTDVDTQNARLVGFSFCFNDEEAYYVPVSHEYLGAPKQVSKNFAAWAISQIYKGCVIGQNLKYDFKVVKRNLGLEPPVNFKDTMILAWLMDPGSSVGMDALAKRLYDYDTIKFEDVVKRGETFASVALENAAKYAAEDAWITLKFYKSFLNLLDPELLALAGKHEFPFILTLFDMEREGIAINQGKMQNLILRNDAKIKALTAEIYELTGENFNINSVKQLGSVLFEHLKLPVKKKTKTGYSTDEAVLAELTEEHPVIEKLLEYRELYKLQSTYCEPLLNLAKKDADSRIYTNFIQTGTSTGRLSSKNPNLQNIPARGSLAKDVRGCFEAKSGFSFVGLDYSQIELRLLAHFSRDEALLRAFANDEDIHARTAISIFGSAEGQNRAVAKSINFGLIYGMGSSKLANQVSITRAEAKEYIERYFKAFPTIKGFLEGIKTAAKNEGFVRTLLGRKRLFDFTTATPMQTAMYEREAVNTIFQGSAADIIKMAMVKIRPLLSPRARMLLQIHDELIFEVQDGYAQEFGAAAQKIMQEIYKLNVPLKTSLNVAKDWGELK; translated from the coding sequence ATGAGCCAAAAAACGCTAACGATTATCGACACTTTCGGATTTTTTTTCAGGCTTTACTACGCGATGAGCGGACTAAAAAACCGCGAAGGCAAGCCAAGCGGCATGGTGAGCGGCTTTGCTAGCTTTATTATGAATTTGCGCCAGGAGTTTGCCAGCGACTATATCATCTTCGCACTAGATAGCAAGGGCAAAACGCTGCGCCACGAGATCCTGGGCGAGTATAAAGCCAACCGCTCCGAGCCGCCCGCCGCGCTAAAAGAGCAGCTGCCTGTGTGCATCGAAATGATAGAAAAAATGGGCCTAGCCGCCGTGAGCCGCGAAGGCTACGAGGCCGACGACATCATCGCTAGCGTCGTAAAGGAGTGCAAGCAGCGGGGTATATTTGTACGTATCGTAACGCACGACAAGGACCTCTATCAGCTCATCGAGGACGGTAAAGTGAGCATCTACAGCCCGCAAAGCAAGATCGATCACGATAGCGCGAGCTGCATAGAAAAATACGGCGTTTTGCCCGCTCAAATTCGCGATTTTCTCGCGATCGCAGGCGATAGCTCGGATAATATCCCGGGCGTCAAAGGCATCGGCGCAGTGGGCGCCAAAAAGCTGCTAAATGAATTTGGCAATCTAGAAGGCATCTACGAAAACCTGCCGCTAGTGCGAAACGAACGTATCCGCGGGATGCTAGCAGAAGGCAGAGAGAGCGCGTTTTTGAGCAAGCGCCTAACCTCGCTCTTTGACGACGTGCCGGGCGTTTTAGATCTAAAAAGGGCGGAATTTCCCGAGCAAAATCCGCTCGTAAAAGTCGCCGATACTCTGCGAGAATACGATCTAAACCGCCTTTTAAAAGCGCTGCAAAATAGCGAAAACGCGGGCGAAAATGCGGATTTTAAGCTCGGCTTTAACGCGCGGCTTTTAACGGACGAGAATGAAATCGAGCGACTGCTGGCAAATATAGACGCGGACACGCTCGTGGCGTTTGACACCGAGACCACGGACGTCGATACGCAAAACGCCCGCCTGGTCGGCTTTAGCTTTTGCTTTAACGACGAGGAGGCCTACTACGTGCCCGTGTCGCACGAGTATCTGGGCGCGCCGAAGCAGGTGAGCAAGAATTTCGCCGCCTGGGCGATCTCGCAAATTTACAAAGGCTGCGTGATCGGGCAAAATTTAAAGTATGATTTTAAGGTCGTAAAGCGAAATTTGGGGCTTGAGCCGCCCGTAAATTTTAAAGACACGATGATACTAGCGTGGCTCATGGATCCGGGCTCAAGCGTAGGCATGGACGCGCTAGCTAAGCGGCTCTACGACTACGACACGATCAAATTTGAAGACGTGGTAAAGCGCGGCGAGACCTTCGCGTCCGTGGCTCTAGAAAACGCCGCTAAATACGCTGCCGAGGACGCGTGGATAACGCTCAAATTTTACAAAAGCTTTTTAAATTTGCTTGATCCCGAGCTGCTCGCACTTGCAGGTAAGCACGAATTTCCTTTCATCCTCACGCTTTTTGATATGGAGCGCGAAGGTATCGCGATAAATCAGGGGAAAATGCAAAATTTGATCCTGCGAAACGACGCTAAGATCAAGGCTTTAACAGCTGAAATTTACGAGCTAACGGGCGAAAATTTTAATATCAACTCCGTTAAGCAGCTAGGCTCGGTGCTTTTTGAACACCTAAAACTACCCGTAAAGAAAAAGACAAAAACGGGCTACAGCACCGACGAGGCCGTGCTAGCCGAGCTCACCGAGGAGCATCCCGTCATCGAAAAGCTACTCGAGTACCGCGAGCTATATAAGCTACAAAGCACATACTGCGAACCGCTGCTAAATTTGGCTAAAAAAGACGCCGATAGCAGGATATACACGAACTTTATCCAGACTGGAACGAGCACGGGCAGGCTCTCGTCTAAAAACCCGAATCTGCAAAATATCCCGGCTCGCGGCAGCCTAGCTAAAGACGTGCGAGGCTGCTTTGAGGCTAAAAGCGGCTTTAGCTTCGTAGGCCTTGACTACTCGCAGATCGAGCTGCGACTACTTGCGCATTTTAGCCGCGACGAGGCGCTTTTGCGGGCGTTTGCAAACGACGAGGATATCCACGCGCGCACGGCGATTAGTATATTTGGCAGTGCCGAGGGGCAAAACCGCGCGGTGGCTAAGAGTATAAATTTCGGCCTCATCTACGGCATGGGCTCGAGCAAGCTGGCAAATCAAGTAAGTATCACGCGCGCCGAGGCAAAGGAGTATATCGAGCGCTATTTTAAAGCTTTCCCTACGATAAAGGGCTTTTTAGAGGGGATAAAAACGGCCGCGAAAAACGAGGGCTTCGTGCGCACGCTACTGGGTAGAAAGCGGCTGTTTGATTTTACTACCGCGACGCCGATGCAAACGGCGATGTACGAGCGCGAGGCGGTAAATACGATATTTCAGGGCTCGGCCGCCGATATCATCAAGATGGCGATGGTAAAAATCCGTCCGCTTTTAAGTCCGCGCGCTAGGATGCTTTTGCAGATACACGACGAGCTGATTTTCGAGGTGCAAGACGGTTATGCGCAGGAGTTCGGTGCGGCGGCGCAAAAGATAATGCAAGAAATTTATAAACTAAACGTGCCGCTAAAAACGAGCCTAAACGTGGCGAAGGATTGGGGCGAGTTGAAATAA
- the aroC gene encoding chorismate synthase produces the protein MNTFGRKLTLTTFGESHAAAIGGVLDGFPAGVRIDLNFIQSELDKRKPGGSKFATARSEGDRVEILSGVFDGLSTGTPIGFIIRNENQKSGDYENLRELFRPGHADYAYYRKYGIRDHRGGGRSSARETAVRVAGGATAQILLGEFGVSVQSGVASVGEISCGERLDFDLAARSEIFSLGNEEAMKEEILKAKRDHDSVGASVVTVIRGAPAGLGEGLYYKFDAAIAAAMMGINGVKAVEIGEGVSASKMRGSENNDSMSAAHAGVNLGMDNSTLEGASKLANLNGGKFNECKSEADGEACCGSNLDEKFGFASNHAGGTLGGMTSGQEVVIKTHFKPTPSIFLSQPTQNVRGEDTLCELRGRHDPCIGVRGSVVATAMARLVTADMLLLNLSANLANLKKIYG, from the coding sequence GTGAACACCTTCGGACGCAAACTAACGCTAACGACGTTCGGCGAGAGTCACGCAGCGGCGATCGGCGGCGTGCTAGACGGTTTTCCTGCAGGCGTGCGTATCGATTTAAATTTTATCCAAAGCGAGCTTGACAAACGAAAACCGGGCGGCTCGAAATTTGCCACGGCAAGGAGCGAAGGCGACCGCGTCGAGATTTTAAGCGGCGTGTTTGATGGGCTAAGCACGGGCACTCCGATCGGTTTCATCATCCGAAACGAAAATCAAAAATCGGGCGATTATGAAAATTTACGCGAGCTCTTTCGTCCGGGACATGCCGACTACGCCTACTACCGTAAATACGGCATCCGCGACCACAGAGGCGGAGGACGCAGCTCGGCTAGAGAGACGGCCGTGCGCGTGGCAGGCGGCGCGACAGCTCAAATTTTGCTGGGCGAGTTTGGCGTCAGCGTGCAAAGCGGCGTGGCGAGCGTAGGCGAGATATCGTGCGGTGAGCGGTTAGACTTTGATCTCGCGGCGCGCTCGGAGATATTTTCGCTGGGTAACGAAGAGGCGATGAAAGAGGAAATCCTAAAAGCCAAGCGTGATCACGACAGCGTCGGAGCTAGCGTCGTCACGGTGATCCGCGGCGCACCGGCGGGGCTTGGCGAGGGGCTATACTATAAATTTGACGCGGCGATAGCCGCTGCGATGATGGGCATAAACGGAGTCAAAGCCGTAGAGATCGGCGAGGGCGTGAGTGCTAGCAAGATGCGCGGCAGCGAAAATAACGACTCGATGAGCGCGGCGCATGCGGGCGTAAATTTGGGCATGGATAACTCTACTCTTGAGGGCGCGAGCAAGCTAGCAAATTTAAACGGCGGCAAATTTAACGAATGCAAAAGCGAGGCGGACGGCGAGGCTTGCTGCGGCTCAAATTTGGACGAGAAATTCGGATTTGCCTCAAATCACGCGGGCGGAACGCTGGGCGGCATGACGAGCGGGCAAGAGGTCGTGATAAAGACGCATTTTAAGCCCACTCCGTCGATATTTTTATCTCAGCCGACGCAAAACGTGCGCGGGGAGGATACCCTCTGCGAACTACGTGGGAGACACGATCCGTGTATCGGCGTGCGCGGCAGCGTCGTAGCCACCGCGATGGCTAGACTAGTAACAGCCGATATGCTGCTTTTAAATTTGAGCGCAAATCTTGCGAATTTAAAGAAAATTTACGGCTAA